Proteins encoded by one window of Marixanthomonas sp. SCSIO 43207:
- the ruvB gene encoding Holliday junction branch migration DNA helicase RuvB, with product MNEHLDPTGENLSPQEVDLEKKLRPLTFDDFTGQDQALENLQVFVKAANYRDEALDHTLFHGPPGLGKTTLAHILANELQVGIKVTSGPVLDKPGDLAGLLTNLEDRDVLFIDEIHRLSPIVEEYLYSAMEDYKIDIMIETGPNARTVQINLNPFTLIGATTRSGLLTAPMRARFGISSRLQYYTTELLTEIVQRSAGILNVPISMEAAIEIAGRSRGTPRIANALLRRVRDFAQIKGNGKIDIKISKFALKALNVDAFGLDEMDNKILTTLIDKFKGGPVGITTIATAVSESPETIEEVYEPFLIQQGFIVRTPRGREVTAAAYKHLGKTKNGTQGGLF from the coding sequence ATGAACGAACATCTGGATCCCACAGGAGAAAATCTATCTCCGCAAGAAGTAGATTTAGAAAAAAAACTACGTCCACTCACATTTGATGATTTTACAGGGCAAGATCAAGCTTTGGAAAACCTTCAGGTATTTGTAAAGGCAGCTAATTATAGAGACGAGGCATTAGATCATACCTTGTTTCATGGACCTCCTGGTCTGGGTAAAACTACTCTTGCTCACATTCTAGCAAATGAATTACAAGTAGGAATAAAAGTAACTTCAGGTCCTGTTTTAGATAAGCCTGGAGATTTAGCCGGATTGCTTACCAATCTTGAAGATAGAGATGTTTTATTCATTGATGAGATTCATCGTTTAAGTCCTATTGTTGAAGAATATTTATATTCTGCAATGGAGGATTATAAAATTGATATTATGATTGAAACCGGACCCAATGCGCGTACGGTTCAAATAAATTTAAACCCATTCACATTAATTGGAGCAACCACTCGTTCTGGGTTATTAACAGCTCCTATGCGAGCACGATTTGGTATTTCCTCTAGATTGCAATATTACACCACCGAATTATTAACCGAAATTGTCCAGCGAAGTGCAGGTATATTAAACGTCCCAATTTCTATGGAAGCAGCTATTGAAATTGCCGGTAGAAGTAGAGGAACCCCACGTATTGCCAACGCACTTTTGCGAAGAGTTCGTGATTTTGCACAAATAAAAGGGAATGGTAAAATTGATATCAAGATTTCAAAATTTGCATTAAAAGCATTAAATGTTGATGCTTTTGGGTTGGACGAAATGGATAATAAAATTTTAACCACACTAATTGATAAATTTAAAGGAGGCCCCGTAGGGATTACCACCATTGCAACAGCAGTTTCAGAAAGCCCAGAAACAATTGAAGAAGTTTATGAACCCTTTTTAATTCAGCAAGGATTTATAGTACGAACACCTCGCGGAAGAGAAGTTACAGCAGCAGCCTATAAACACTTAGGTAAAACTAAAAATGGAACGCAAGGAGGCTTGTTTTGA
- the queG gene encoding tRNA epoxyqueuosine(34) reductase QueG, whose amino-acid sequence MSLKSKHTQFIKTEAKRLGFLSCGISKAQFLEEEAPRLENWLTQNMHGEMRYMENHFDKRLDPTKLVPDSKSVISLLLNYFPSETQNENSYKISKYAYGRDYHFVIKDKLKQLLNSIQEEIGAVHGRAFVDSAPVLDKAWAAKSGLGWIGKHSNLLTKQTGSFYFIAELIVDLDLEYDTPVTDHCGSCTACIDACPTQAIVDPYVVDGSKCISYLTIELKNEIPSEFTNQMDDWMFGCDVCQDVCPWNRFSKPHNQPLFNPHPELLQNSKEDWEEITKEVFNEIFRKSAVKRTKYEGLKRNIQFLK is encoded by the coding sequence TTGAGTCTTAAAAGCAAACACACTCAATTTATAAAAACCGAAGCCAAACGCCTCGGTTTTCTTTCCTGTGGTATAAGCAAAGCACAATTTCTTGAAGAAGAAGCACCTCGTCTTGAAAACTGGCTTACTCAAAATATGCATGGAGAGATGCGTTATATGGAAAACCATTTTGATAAACGATTAGACCCAACTAAGCTAGTACCAGATTCTAAAAGTGTGATTTCATTGTTGCTTAACTACTTTCCTTCAGAAACACAAAATGAAAACTCTTATAAAATATCAAAATATGCCTACGGAAGAGATTATCATTTCGTGATTAAAGATAAATTAAAGCAACTTTTAAATTCTATTCAAGAAGAAATAGGGGCAGTTCACGGTCGCGCATTTGTAGACTCAGCACCGGTTTTGGATAAAGCTTGGGCGGCCAAAAGTGGTTTAGGTTGGATAGGAAAACACAGCAACCTATTAACCAAACAAACAGGCTCTTTTTATTTTATTGCAGAACTAATTGTTGATTTAGATTTGGAATATGACACACCCGTAACCGATCACTGTGGAAGTTGCACTGCTTGCATTGATGCATGCCCTACACAAGCCATAGTAGACCCTTATGTGGTAGATGGCAGCAAGTGTATCTCATACTTAACAATTGAACTTAAAAATGAAATTCCTTCAGAGTTTACAAACCAAATGGATGATTGGATGTTTGGTTGTGATGTTTGTCAAGATGTTTGCCCTTGGAATCGCTTCAGTAAACCACATAATCAACCGCTTTTTAATCCACATCCTGAATTATTACAAAACTCTAAAGAAGATTGGGAAGAAATTACCAAAGAAGTTTTTAATGAAATTTTCAGGAAAAGTGCTGTAAAACGTACAAAGTATGAAGGCTTAAAGAGAAACATTCAATTTCTGAAATAA
- a CDS encoding quinol:cytochrome C oxidoreductase, whose translation MYTLPSKLKLFAIIFMVVGAIGIVSGFLTAPSTTAEVKEMMAGHGDGHGSDHSAAEETHVNDNHGAEKAHASEQGENAHDSEEAHLEHILHQMQNRPWSALYIACLFFLFIALGTLAFYGIQYAAQAGWSPVLFRVMEGITAYLPVASVIMFVLLLISAFHVNHIFHWMDPELVNPESSHYDKLIAGKSAWLNVPFFLIRAAIFLIGWNLYRYFSRKYSLKQDDADDNRWFKKNFKMAAGFLVFFIVTESMMSWDWIMSFDPHWFSTLFGWYVFAGMMVSAITVIAMVTIVLKKQGYLEFVNDSHIHDLAKFMFGFSIFWTYLWFSQFMLIWYANIPEEVTYFVTRIEDYKLPFFGMLVTNFIFPLLLLMNSDYKRVNWFVVLTGIVILVGQYINLFVMVMPGTVGASWFIGLPEIGSILFFFGLFVFVVFTALTKAPLLAKRNPFMKESKHYHY comes from the coding sequence ATGTATACGCTACCAAGTAAATTAAAACTGTTTGCAATTATTTTTATGGTTGTTGGAGCCATAGGGATAGTGTCTGGTTTCCTTACTGCTCCCTCAACTACAGCCGAGGTTAAAGAAATGATGGCAGGTCACGGAGATGGTCATGGATCAGATCACTCTGCAGCTGAAGAGACTCACGTAAATGATAATCACGGTGCAGAAAAAGCCCACGCAAGTGAGCAAGGTGAGAATGCACACGATAGTGAAGAAGCTCATCTAGAACATATTTTACACCAGATGCAAAACAGACCTTGGTCTGCTCTCTACATTGCTTGTTTATTCTTTTTGTTTATAGCATTAGGTACCTTAGCTTTTTACGGTATTCAATACGCAGCACAGGCTGGATGGTCTCCCGTGTTGTTTAGAGTTATGGAAGGTATTACGGCATATTTGCCCGTAGCCTCAGTGATAATGTTTGTTTTATTATTGATATCAGCATTTCATGTAAATCACATATTTCACTGGATGGATCCTGAATTGGTAAACCCTGAAAGTTCTCATTATGATAAATTAATAGCAGGTAAAAGCGCATGGTTAAATGTTCCTTTCTTCTTAATACGAGCAGCTATATTCTTAATAGGATGGAACTTATACAGATATTTTTCTAGGAAATATTCACTTAAACAAGACGATGCAGATGACAATAGATGGTTCAAAAAGAACTTTAAGATGGCTGCAGGTTTCTTAGTGTTTTTTATAGTAACCGAGTCTATGATGTCTTGGGACTGGATTATGAGTTTTGATCCACACTGGTTTAGTACTTTATTTGGATGGTACGTTTTTGCTGGTATGATGGTTTCAGCCATTACAGTTATAGCAATGGTAACTATTGTGTTGAAAAAACAAGGATACTTGGAATTTGTAAACGACAGTCATATCCATGATTTGGCAAAATTTATGTTTGGCTTTAGTATATTCTGGACATATTTATGGTTCTCTCAGTTTATGCTTATTTGGTATGCAAACATTCCAGAAGAAGTAACTTACTTTGTAACACGTATTGAAGACTATAAGTTGCCATTTTTCGGAATGCTTGTGACAAACTTCATTTTCCCATTGTTGTTATTAATGAACAGTGATTATAAACGTGTAAACTGGTTTGTAGTATTAACAGGAATTGTAATATTAGTAGGCCAGTATATAAACTTATTTGTTATGGTAATGCCAGGTACAGTAGGAGCATCTTGGTTTATTGGCTTACCAGAAATAGGATCGATATTGTTTTTCTTTGGCTTATTTGTGTTTGTTGTGTTTACTGCATTAACAAAAGCACCATTATTAGCTAAACGAAATCCGTTTATGAAAGAAAGTAAACATTATCATTATTAA
- a CDS encoding DUF3341 domain-containing protein: MASKTIHAIYNDDDLLMQAVKQVRAEHYHIEEVYTPFPVHGLDKVMGLAPTRLAITSFMYGLVGLSVAILMMNFIMIEDWPQNIGGKPSFSFIENMPAFVPIMFELTVFFAAHLMVITFYMRSKLWPFKKAENPDVRTTDDHFLMAIDAGKHDVKKLTKFLYDTGAMEISLIENEEDH; the protein is encoded by the coding sequence ATGGCATCGAAAACAATTCACGCTATTTACAACGATGACGACCTCTTAATGCAAGCTGTTAAGCAGGTACGTGCAGAACATTATCACATTGAAGAGGTGTATACCCCATTTCCGGTTCACGGACTTGATAAAGTTATGGGGTTAGCTCCTACAAGGTTAGCTATAACATCATTTATGTATGGATTGGTAGGTCTTTCAGTGGCAATTTTAATGATGAATTTTATAATGATTGAAGATTGGCCGCAAAACATTGGAGGAAAACCAAGCTTCAGCTTTATTGAAAACATGCCAGCCTTTGTGCCAATTATGTTTGAGCTTACAGTTTTCTTTGCAGCACACTTAATGGTTATTACTTTTTATATGAGAAGTAAATTATGGCCATTTAAAAAAGCTGAAAATCCAGATGTAAGAACAACAGATGATCATTTCTTAATGGCAATCGACGCAGGAAAACACGATGTAAAAAAACTTACTAAGTTTTTATATGATACAGGAGCCATGGAGATTAGTTTAATTGAAAATGAAGAAGACCATTAA
- a CDS encoding cytochrome c oxidase subunit II — MTAFLVVLVIILFGVAVWQMTKIFEMSNTKQTDTGEIASDKDNKINGYLMVMFLVFLYVLAIVCFWKWGDVLLPESASEHGSQTDNLMLISMIIIFFVGILTHWLLLTFAFKYRGEKGKKAVFYADNDKLEFIWTIIPVIVLAGLIIYGLFTWTDIMNVSEEDDPLVVELYAYQFDWRARYAGEDNTLGEANVRLIEGVNQLGVDASDPNAQDDKVVNELHLPVGRKVLFKMRSQDVLHSAYMPHFRAQMNCVPGMVTQFAFTPTITTEEMRQKDDVVEKVRHINELRRQNSKELAAKGEAPLDPYEFDYLLLCNKICGISHYNMQMKIIVESQEDYEAWLAEQPDMAEVLKEQ; from the coding sequence ATGACCGCATTTTTAGTTGTATTAGTAATTATTCTTTTTGGAGTTGCTGTTTGGCAAATGACCAAGATATTTGAAATGTCAAATACCAAACAGACAGATACTGGAGAAATAGCATCAGATAAAGACAATAAAATTAATGGTTACCTTATGGTAATGTTCCTTGTCTTCCTATACGTTTTAGCAATCGTATGTTTTTGGAAGTGGGGAGATGTTCTTCTGCCAGAATCTGCATCAGAGCACGGATCTCAAACCGACAATCTAATGTTAATATCAATGATTATAATTTTCTTCGTTGGTATACTTACACATTGGTTGCTTCTTACCTTCGCTTTTAAATATAGAGGCGAAAAAGGTAAAAAAGCTGTTTTCTATGCAGACAATGACAAACTTGAATTTATTTGGACCATTATTCCTGTAATTGTTCTAGCAGGTCTTATTATTTACGGTCTCTTTACGTGGACAGATATTATGAATGTAAGTGAAGAGGATGATCCATTAGTTGTAGAACTGTACGCTTATCAATTTGATTGGAGAGCTCGTTACGCTGGAGAAGATAATACCCTAGGAGAAGCAAATGTACGTTTAATTGAAGGAGTTAATCAATTAGGGGTAGATGCTTCAGATCCTAACGCTCAAGACGATAAAGTTGTGAATGAATTACACCTTCCGGTAGGAAGAAAAGTATTATTTAAGATGCGTTCACAAGATGTTTTGCACTCAGCATATATGCCACACTTTAGAGCACAAATGAACTGTGTTCCTGGTATGGTAACACAATTTGCTTTTACGCCAACAATTACAACTGAAGAAATGAGGCAAAAAGATGATGTTGTTGAAAAAGTAAGACACATTAACGAGTTAAGAAGACAAAATAGTAAAGAGCTTGCGGCAAAAGGTGAAGCTCCTTTAGATCCATATGAATTTGATTACCTATTACTATGTAACAAAATTTGTGGAATAAGTCACTATAATATGCAGATGAAGATTATAGTAGAGTCACAAGAAGATTATGAGGCATGGTTGGCAGAACAACCAGATATGGCCGAAGTTTTAAAAGAACAATAA
- a CDS encoding cbb3-type cytochrome c oxidase subunit I has translation MSAHAEDLAVDHHDDHGHHHKQTFITKYIFSTDHKMISKQYLITGIFMGIIGILMSILFRMQIAWPEEPFTIFEIFLGKWAEGGVMDPSVYLALVTIHGTIMVFFVLTAGLSGTFSNLLIPLQIGARDMASGFLNMVSYWLFFTSSVIMVLSLFVEAGPASAGWTIYPPLSALPQAIPGSGAGMTLWLVSLAIFIASSLLGSLNYIVTTLNLRTKGMSMTRLPLTIWAFFVTAIIGVVSFPVLLSAALMLIMDRSFGTSFFLSDIYIAGEVLHNQGGSPVLFEHLFWFLGHPEVYIVILPAMGIVSEVMSTNSRKPIFGYRAMVASILAIAFLSTIVWGHHMFVSGMNPFLGSVFTFTTLLIAIPSAVKAFNWITTIWKGNLQMNTAMLFSIAFVSTFITGGLTGIILGDSALDINVHDTYFVIAHFHLVMGISAVYGLLAGVYHWFPKMFEGRLMSKNLGYVHFWITAIGAYGVFFPMHFVGMAGLPRRYYTNTNFPYFDDLADINVVITIFAIITAAAQVVFLYNFFYSIFYGKKGSKNPWNATTLEWTTELKHIHGNWDGPIPHVYRWAYDYSKLNKDETDYVIPGQDFIPQNVPLRDNEEELNH, from the coding sequence ATGTCAGCACACGCAGAAGATTTAGCAGTAGATCACCACGATGATCACGGACATCATCACAAACAGACATTTATAACTAAATATATATTTAGTACAGACCATAAAATGATCTCAAAACAATACCTAATCACTGGTATTTTTATGGGGATTATAGGTATTTTAATGTCTATTCTATTCAGAATGCAAATTGCATGGCCAGAAGAACCTTTTACAATATTTGAAATATTTTTAGGTAAATGGGCAGAAGGCGGTGTGATGGACCCAAGTGTTTATTTAGCACTTGTTACCATTCACGGTACCATTATGGTTTTCTTTGTGTTAACAGCAGGATTAAGTGGTACATTTAGTAACTTATTGATACCATTACAAATTGGAGCACGAGATATGGCATCTGGTTTTCTTAATATGGTGTCTTACTGGTTGTTCTTCACTTCTAGTGTAATAATGGTGTTGTCTCTATTTGTTGAGGCAGGACCTGCTTCAGCTGGATGGACAATATATCCTCCATTAAGTGCATTACCACAAGCTATACCGGGATCTGGTGCTGGAATGACATTGTGGTTAGTATCACTCGCTATCTTTATTGCATCCTCTTTATTAGGGTCATTAAATTATATTGTAACAACATTAAACCTTCGTACTAAAGGAATGTCTATGACGCGCCTTCCTTTAACAATATGGGCATTTTTTGTAACAGCAATTATTGGTGTTGTTTCATTCCCGGTTTTATTATCGGCAGCTTTGATGCTTATAATGGATAGAAGTTTCGGAACGTCATTTTTCTTATCAGATATTTATATAGCTGGAGAAGTGCTTCACAACCAAGGCGGATCACCTGTATTGTTTGAACACCTTTTCTGGTTTTTAGGTCACCCTGAAGTATATATTGTAATACTTCCAGCGATGGGTATTGTTTCAGAAGTAATGTCTACTAATTCTCGTAAACCTATTTTCGGTTATCGAGCGATGGTAGCTTCTATCTTGGCAATTGCATTCCTTTCAACTATTGTATGGGGTCACCATATGTTCGTTTCAGGGATGAATCCATTCTTAGGTTCGGTATTTACCTTTACAACCTTATTGATCGCAATACCTTCAGCTGTAAAAGCATTTAACTGGATAACCACAATATGGAAAGGTAACCTCCAAATGAACACGGCAATGTTATTTAGTATTGCTTTTGTGTCAACATTTATAACAGGAGGATTAACGGGTATTATACTTGGTGATAGTGCACTTGATATTAATGTACACGATACATACTTTGTTATTGCTCACTTCCACTTAGTTATGGGTATCTCTGCTGTATATGGTTTATTGGCAGGTGTATATCATTGGTTCCCTAAAATGTTTGAAGGTCGCTTGATGAGCAAAAACTTAGGTTATGTTCATTTTTGGATTACGGCAATTGGAGCGTATGGGGTTTTCTTCCCAATGCACTTTGTTGGAATGGCGGGATTACCTAGACGTTATTATACCAATACAAATTTCCCATACTTTGATGACTTAGCAGATATTAATGTTGTAATTACAATTTTTGCAATTATTACCGCTGCAGCTCAAGTAGTTTTCTTATATAACTTTTTCTACTCTATTTTCTACGGAAAAAAAGGTTCAAAAAACCCTTGGAATGCTACAACTTTAGAATGGACAACAGAATTAAAACACATACACGGAAACTGGGATGGTCCTATTCCACACGTTTATCGTTGGGCATATGACTATAGTAAATTAAACAAGGATGAAACAGATTATGTAATTCCTGGACAAGATTTTATACCTCAAAATGTTCCGTTGAGAGATAATGAGGAAGAGTTGAACCACTAA
- a CDS encoding cytochrome c has protein sequence MKKSLNIAIAFVAVFSLVSCFDENKPNYQFMPNMYEPVGYETYGEYDVFENGQEAKLPVEGSIPRGWAPYDYENSNEGLNLAKTELKNPLDITEDNISEGEQLYTIYCAVCHGDKGDGKGILAEREKFLGIPSYADPGREITMGGIYHVQMYGLNAMGSYASQTNEKERWQIAMHVMDLKAALNGEPSLLETAGSKTADSTNVESSSVNNTDQTNAEGASNTSEIESN, from the coding sequence ATGAAAAAAAGTCTAAACATAGCCATAGCATTTGTAGCTGTATTCAGTTTGGTTTCTTGCTTTGATGAAAACAAACCCAACTATCAGTTTATGCCAAATATGTATGAACCAGTAGGGTATGAAACATATGGTGAATATGATGTTTTTGAAAACGGACAAGAAGCAAAACTTCCTGTGGAAGGATCAATTCCAAGAGGATGGGCTCCTTACGATTATGAAAACTCTAATGAGGGATTAAACCTTGCCAAAACTGAATTGAAAAATCCGCTTGATATCACCGAAGATAATATTTCAGAAGGAGAACAACTTTATACTATTTATTGTGCCGTTTGTCACGGTGATAAAGGAGATGGAAAAGGTATCTTGGCAGAAAGAGAAAAGTTTCTAGGTATTCCAAGTTATGCAGATCCGGGAAGAGAAATTACAATGGGTGGTATTTATCACGTTCAAATGTATGGATTAAACGCTATGGGCTCATATGCATCACAAACAAATGAAAAAGAACGCTGGCAAATTGCAATGCATGTGATGGACTTAAAAGCTGCATTAAACGGAGAGCCTTCATTGTTAGAAACTGCCGGTTCAAAAACTGCAGATTCAACCAATGTAGAAAGTTCTTCTGTAAATAACACAGATCAAACAAACGCTGAAGGAGCATCAAACACTTCAGAAATAGAAAGTAACTAA
- a CDS encoding NADP-dependent malic enzyme, translating into MSKESRRREALVYHAKPKPGKIQVVPSKKYATQRDLSLAYSPGVAEPCLEIEKETNNVYKYTNKGNLVAVISNGTAVLGLGNIGPEASKPVMEGKGLLFKIFADIDVFDIEVNTENIDEFIETVKNIAPTFGGINLEDIKAPEAFEIERRLKEELDIPVMHDDQHGTAIISAAALLNALELADKNIEDVSIVISGAGAAAVSCTRLYKSFGAKAENIVMLDSKGVIRKDRDALSEEKAEFATARKIDTLEEAMKNADVFVGLSIADIVSPEMLKSMADNPIVFAMANPNPEIDYDLAIKTREDIIMATGRSDHPNQVNNVLGFPFIFRGALDVRATKINEEMKMAAVKALAELAKEAVPEQVNIAYGETKLMFGRDYIIPKPFDPRLIAAVPPAVAKAAMESGVATEEITNWQKYEDELFERMGSDNKMIRLLLNRARTNPKRIVFAEADHLDVLKAAQIVHEEGIGIPVLLGRKEIILELMEQIEFDLNGLEIIDPKSDEQEAKRNYYAEKHWKNRRRSGITLYDAQKLMRERNYFAAMMVNEGDADSMISGYSRAYPSVVRPVLETIGRFEGVSKVATTNLMLTKRGPLFISDTSINIDPTAKELAKIAQMTNYTMKMFGLTPVIAMVSYANFGSSKDPHATKVKEAVDYLHKIVPDMHVDGELQTDFALNPDLLQKKFPFSKLAGKKVNALIFPNLDSANSNYKLLKELNGVESIGPIMLGMRKPVHILQLGASVDEIVNMAAVSVVDAQQKEKRKKEAMKQQK; encoded by the coding sequence ATGAGCAAAGAAAGTAGACGTCGCGAGGCCTTAGTATATCATGCAAAGCCTAAACCTGGAAAAATACAAGTAGTTCCTTCAAAAAAATATGCAACACAGCGTGATCTGTCACTAGCATATTCACCAGGTGTGGCAGAGCCGTGTTTAGAAATTGAAAAAGAAACAAATAACGTATATAAGTATACTAATAAAGGCAACCTTGTAGCAGTAATTTCTAATGGTACAGCTGTTTTAGGTCTTGGAAATATAGGTCCGGAGGCCTCAAAACCTGTAATGGAAGGGAAAGGCTTGTTGTTTAAAATCTTTGCAGATATTGATGTTTTTGATATTGAAGTGAACACTGAGAATATTGATGAGTTTATAGAAACAGTAAAAAATATTGCACCAACCTTCGGCGGAATTAATCTAGAAGATATAAAAGCTCCAGAAGCTTTTGAGATTGAACGTAGGTTGAAAGAAGAGTTGGATATTCCGGTGATGCATGATGATCAACATGGTACAGCTATTATCTCGGCCGCTGCTTTATTAAACGCACTAGAGCTTGCAGATAAAAATATAGAAGATGTTTCTATTGTGATTAGTGGAGCCGGAGCCGCAGCTGTTTCTTGCACCCGATTATATAAGTCATTTGGAGCAAAAGCAGAAAATATTGTCATGCTTGACAGTAAAGGGGTAATTAGAAAAGATAGAGATGCACTTTCAGAAGAAAAAGCAGAGTTTGCTACTGCAAGAAAAATTGACACTCTGGAAGAAGCAATGAAAAATGCAGATGTTTTTGTGGGGCTTTCAATTGCAGATATTGTAAGTCCAGAGATGCTAAAAAGCATGGCAGACAATCCAATAGTTTTTGCCATGGCAAACCCAAACCCCGAGATAGATTATGATTTGGCCATAAAAACTCGTGAAGATATTATTATGGCAACAGGACGTAGTGATCATCCTAATCAAGTAAATAACGTGTTAGGGTTTCCATTTATTTTTAGAGGTGCGCTAGATGTAAGAGCCACCAAAATTAATGAAGAAATGAAAATGGCTGCTGTTAAAGCCTTAGCAGAGTTAGCCAAAGAAGCTGTTCCTGAGCAAGTAAACATAGCTTATGGTGAGACAAAATTGATGTTTGGTAGAGATTATATTATACCAAAACCTTTTGACCCTAGATTAATTGCTGCAGTGCCACCTGCTGTAGCAAAAGCTGCAATGGAGAGTGGAGTGGCAACCGAAGAGATTACCAATTGGCAGAAGTATGAAGATGAACTTTTTGAACGCATGGGAAGCGATAATAAAATGATTCGGTTGTTGTTGAATCGTGCTCGTACCAATCCTAAGCGTATTGTTTTTGCTGAAGCCGATCACCTAGATGTTCTTAAAGCCGCACAAATAGTACACGAGGAAGGAATAGGAATACCTGTTTTGCTTGGTAGAAAAGAAATCATTTTAGAATTGATGGAGCAAATAGAGTTTGATCTTAACGGATTGGAAATTATTGACCCAAAATCTGATGAACAAGAAGCAAAACGCAATTATTATGCAGAAAAACATTGGAAAAACAGAAGACGAAGCGGTATCACCCTGTACGATGCCCAAAAATTAATGCGTGAGCGCAATTATTTTGCAGCAATGATGGTGAACGAAGGTGATGCAGATTCTATGATCTCTGGATATTCAAGAGCGTATCCTTCGGTAGTTAGACCTGTTTTAGAAACTATCGGGAGATTTGAAGGTGTAAGTAAAGTGGCTACAACCAACTTAATGTTGACCAAAAGAGGGCCATTGTTTATTTCAGATACCTCTATCAATATTGATCCTACTGCAAAAGAATTGGCCAAAATTGCTCAAATGACCAATTATACTATGAAAATGTTTGGGTTAACTCCTGTAATTGCAATGGTTTCTTATGCAAATTTTGGTTCGTCAAAAGATCCTCATGCTACCAAGGTAAAAGAAGCTGTAGACTATTTGCATAAAATAGTGCCAGATATGCACGTAGATGGCGAGTTGCAAACAGATTTTGCTTTAAACCCCGATTTGCTTCAGAAAAAATTTCCTTTTTCAAAACTCGCAGGAAAAAAAGTAAATGCGTTGATATTTCCAAATCTAGATTCTGCAAACAGTAATTATAAGCTTTTAAAAGAATTGAATGGAGTAGAATCTATTGGTCCAATTATGTTGGGGATGAGAAAACCTGTACATATTCTTCAATTGGGCGCAAGTGTGGATGAAATTGTTAATATGGCTGCTGTTTCGGTAGTCGATGCGCAACAAAAAGAAAAGCGTAAAAAAGAAGCAATGAAACAGCAAAAATAG